TCCAGCGGGTCTGGTTGCAGTCGAATGCGCCCCATCCGCCGTCGTCGTTCTGCATGGAGATGAGCCAATCGATGCCCTGCATCACCGCCTTTTCCTTTTCGCGCCACGGTATGGAGAGTTTGCAGAGAGCGGTCAGCACCTGGATGGTGTCGTCGACGTCAGGGTAATAGTCGTTTTCGAACTCGAACGCCCAGCCGCCTGGCTTGCCCTTCGGATTTTTCATCGCCCAGTCGCCGCGCACGCCGGTGATCTGCTTGGACATGAGCCAACGGCCGGCGCGGAGAAGGGCGGGGTCGCCCGGAGGAACGCCCGTTTCGAGGAGCGCCTCGATCATCCAGGGAGTGTCCCATACAGGCGATATGCAGCACTGCTGGTGAATTCTGAAACCGTCACGGCTCGCAGAGGCCTCTGCCGGATTGGTGCGGGGGTCGATGCCGGCCTCGCGGAGCTCGGAGGGGCGCGCCTTGCCGTTGTCGCGTATCTCAGGGGGCAGCGCCGGCACATCATCTGCCGCATAACGCTGCTGGAACATCTTCAGCGCGTTGAACGGCTTTCTTATCTTAGGGTCGTCGTTCGAAAGGCCGAGTGCCTTGTGGGCAAAGGCGCAGTATGCCATGGGCGGATATATGTCCTCGGTCTTCTGCACCCGTTCCCAGATCCATTCAGAGCAACGCCTTATCGCCTTTGCTCGAAGTTCCTTTAAAGGGTTTTTCTCGTAAATCTTGAGCAGCTTATCGATCTGTATGAAGAAATTCTCCGGCGAGAAAAAACCTTTGTCAGTCTTAAAGGAAAAGTCTCGCTTTTCCCTGGGAGCCAGAAAGATCTCGTCCAGCTGGAAGTTATCGGGCAAGGGTTGAACCTTTTTCTGACACATGAAGATGAGCAGGGGCACGATCGTGGCCCTGGCCCAACTGGAGAAGGAATAGAGCGAGACGTAGAACCAATTTGGCAGGAAGATAAACTCTGCCGGCATGGCCGGTGCGGCATCCCATGGGATGAGCCCGAACATTGCGAGGTGTATCCTAGTGAATACACGCACCTTTTCGGCGCCGCCGGCTGAGAGGATATATTCGCGGGCGCGCTGCATGCAGGGCTCTGATGGGTCCATACCCGCGAGTTTTAAGGCAAAATAGCATTCCACGGTGGTCGAAAGATCCGCGGGACCCTCGTGATACAGCGCCCAGGTGCCATCCTTGCGCTGAACGTCAAGTATGCGCCTCGCTATGCCTTTTACGATCTCCGGATCGACTTCGTCCAGATAATGCATGAGGTATATGAACTCCGCGCCGATGGTCTCGTTGGCTTCGAGTGCGAACCACCAGTAGCCGTCCTGGCGCTGCAGCGATTTCATGAGCCTGATCGAACCTTCCAAGATGGAGTTCGCCTGGACCCTGCGGCCGTTGATGCGTATCTGGCGGCCTGAGGCAGGGTCGATGATCTCTTCCTTCAAGGGTGGTCGTTTGACAGGGCCGATGATGCCGAATTGTCCGGGCCCGATAGAGAGGCCTAGCTGCCCCTGGGTCGTGGAGAGCTCGTCTACAAGGCCTGTATCTGCGTTGTTCTGGAGGTTTTCCTTGTTCATCGTTGGTTTGCTCCTGGATCCGGATATATATCTAAAGTCGGATAAGGTATATTATAGCTAGTTACTTACTATTAAGTAATTATCATTCAATTACTTTCGTCAATAATAGAACAATCGACATATCGTTAGAACATGATGGACTTGGGGGTCCACGTCGGAGGCTGTATGACCCCATATCCCATCATAAATGCCCTGAGTTTTCAACAGGAATGTACGGTTTTTCGGCTAGGTCCGATAGAGCGCCGGGTACGTCGAATCAAGGGCAGTCTCTACCAGGTGTACGATATCAATCATGTGAGCCAACAGGCTTGGCATATCGGGTACGAGAACGGGGCATACTTGGCGAGCAGGGCATCGATGAATTCAAGGCCGATATTCTTGAACGGCTGGCAGGTGATACCGGGGCCGAGGGCCGAAGGGTATCAATCGAAAGAAAATCGCAAGATCGAAAAACGTCTCTTCTACAATCTCTCCAGAAAATATCTCAAGTCGCCACTGGTAGTCCTCGAAGGCGGCAAGTCTCTAACAGCGTAAACGAATCTGGCGACGGTGCGCGGTGGATGGGACACCGAACACTCTCTAGTCTAGAGGGTGTGGCAGCTGGTTCAAATCCGGCCACCGTCTGCCAGATTTAAACAAGGGGGTTTTATGAGAGGTAAAAAAGCACGCAAATTACGCAAGCAACATCTCAATAAATCTTCACAGCGCACTTCATTTGTACATGGAAAGCGCCAAGGCACAACCGTTAAGTGGGAGGGTGGGCGTAGAGATTATCAAGAAGCGAAACGGGTCAGAGGTGCCGCATGAAACTCTACATAATCATAGGTGCGTGTGTGGGTGGATTAATTGGCTGGCTAACTCGTAACTGGGCCGTGTGGCTCTGAGGGGGAGAGATGGACCGATTCACGCCTAATACTTTTGGATATGCGCCGAATGAAGGAAAGCCGGAATATGTGCGGTGCAGCGAATGTAAAGAACGACTTGAAGTGGGGTCTGATGAAATCATTGAGTTTCAAGATGAGCATATATGCCCGCATTGTTTCGAGACAGAGACAAAGATTTGCTCACGTTGCCACGAGCGCGATTTCAAAGATAACGGACGGGAGGCTTTATCTGGTTTCATTTGTTCAATTTGCCAAGAGGAAATGGACCCTTCGGAATTATCCAGAGCCGTATGCGGTGCAGACCTAGAGGATCTCTGCGTGAATAATGAAAGATAAGGGGGAATGATGGCTTTCACACTCAAGCAGCGTGCACTAAAGCATTACGATCGAATGATTAGATGGGCTGAGAAGCAACCAAAGAGGAAGTTTCC
This genomic stretch from bacterium harbors:
- a CDS encoding prenyltransferase/squalene oxidase repeat-containing protein, which encodes MNKENLQNNADTGLVDELSTTQGQLGLSIGPGQFGIIGPVKRPPLKEEIIDPASGRQIRINGRRVQANSILEGSIRLMKSLQRQDGYWWFALEANETIGAEFIYLMHYLDEVDPEIVKGIARRILDVQRKDGTWALYHEGPADLSTTVECYFALKLAGMDPSEPCMQRAREYILSAGGAEKVRVFTRIHLAMFGLIPWDAAPAMPAEFIFLPNWFYVSLYSFSSWARATIVPLLIFMCQKKVQPLPDNFQLDEIFLAPREKRDFSFKTDKGFFSPENFFIQIDKLLKIYEKNPLKELRAKAIRRCSEWIWERVQKTEDIYPPMAYCAFAHKALGLSNDDPKIRKPFNALKMFQQRYAADDVPALPPEIRDNGKARPSELREAGIDPRTNPAEASASRDGFRIHQQCCISPVWDTPWMIEALLETGVPPGDPALLRAGRWLMSKQITGVRGDWAMKNPKGKPGGWAFEFENDYYPDVDDTIQVLTALCKLSIPWREKEKAVMQGIDWLISMQNDDGGWGAFDCNQTRWIVNRIPFSDHKACLDPSSPDITGRMVEFLMRRNYSTSHPSVKKALKYIRETQEDFGAWFARWGINYIYGTWCVLTALAAMGIGHTDSRVAKAVAWLSSVQRPDGGFSEAADTYHPHKPFESYSESVPSQSAWALMGLVAGGAVHSPAAARAACYLINNRNLNNGWDERHYTGTGFPLHFYIRYHGYRHFFPLLALGRYFRAGGTCEAIERAGGRIAEAPVDAFNLKTGIKLS